One segment of Cryomorphaceae bacterium DNA contains the following:
- a CDS encoding 3-oxoacyl-ACP synthase — protein sequence MSLYIRGIGNISAQETFGSRAFPEQPVFEPLQCLSAIEPDYKEWIQPMTLRRMARILRMGIAAAGQALKDANLESPDAVLTATALGCTQDTDRFLRSMIEREEQTLAPTAFIQSTHNTIGGQIALQNKWHVYNMCYSQRGASFETALYDALLLGEEGRAENILLGAIDELITPSVQLMARLGMYRVQPVHPHELLQTRLRGTTGGEGAMFMVLGSGKEHSYAEVMDVETHYKPGEDEVLQLASRFLERNKLGPQDIDLFVIGRNGDQSAEPWYDRMEQHLFSDHQPVQAAFKHLSGEYHTAVSFGLWMAAMTLHHQYVPDYALLSGEVVRPLKHALLYNHFLERNHSFILVSTC from the coding sequence GCTTAAGCGCCATAGAACCCGATTATAAGGAGTGGATTCAACCCATGACATTGCGCAGGATGGCGCGTATTCTGCGCATGGGGATTGCGGCCGCCGGACAAGCCCTGAAGGATGCAAATCTCGAATCGCCCGACGCGGTGTTAACGGCCACTGCACTCGGCTGCACACAAGATACCGACCGTTTTTTGCGCTCAATGATTGAAAGAGAAGAACAAACATTGGCGCCTACTGCGTTTATTCAGAGTACGCACAACACCATTGGCGGACAAATTGCCCTGCAAAACAAGTGGCATGTGTACAATATGTGTTACTCCCAGCGCGGAGCATCCTTTGAGACAGCGCTCTATGACGCGCTTTTACTGGGCGAAGAGGGCAGGGCTGAAAATATTTTGCTCGGGGCTATTGATGAGCTGATTACGCCCTCGGTTCAACTGATGGCGCGATTGGGAATGTACAGGGTGCAACCCGTCCACCCCCATGAGCTGCTGCAAACCCGACTTCGCGGTACCACAGGTGGCGAGGGTGCGATGTTTATGGTGCTAGGCAGCGGAAAAGAGCATTCCTATGCCGAAGTGATGGATGTGGAAACCCATTACAAACCGGGTGAAGATGAGGTACTCCAACTGGCTTCACGGTTTTTGGAGCGCAACAAGCTCGGACCGCAGGATATAGATTTGTTCGTAATCGGCCGCAATGGCGATCAATCTGCCGAGCCCTGGTACGACCGGATGGAACAGCACCTCTTTAGCGATCATCAGCCTGTACAGGCTGCGTTTAAGCATTTGAGCGGCGAGTACCACACGGCGGTTTCTTTCGGTTTGTGGATGGCGGCCATGACGCTGCATCACCAATATGTTCCCGATTATGCGTTGCTGAGCGGAGAGGTAGTGCGCCCATTGAAACACGCTCTGTTGTACAACCATTTTCTGGAACGCAACCATAGTTTTATCTTGGTCAGCACATGCTGA
- a CDS encoding polysaccharide deacetylase family protein: MLNHRIARNLFLLIVLLLAAFAGYGALSWWWLVLPAALYVFLLFIGTVMIRARYFLPLRNHGNRSRREVALTFDDGPRDITLPVARCLNNHGVQGTFFLIGENVRKRPGIVAELVRYGHTVGNHGYYHRWWFPLRWTRNMVREMEACEKAIEQAAGVRPRWFRPPFGLTNPRVAAAVVRHEVVPVGWDVRSYDTVIGTGSLLSARLRKSVRPGSIILLHDTNEELVAFLDAFLPWLQSEGFKVVPLEKMIHETPYRD; the protein is encoded by the coding sequence ATGCTGAACCACCGAATAGCCCGAAATCTTTTTCTGCTTATCGTGCTCTTGCTCGCAGCATTTGCAGGCTATGGGGCGCTTTCGTGGTGGTGGCTTGTGTTGCCCGCAGCGCTGTATGTGTTCTTGCTTTTTATTGGAACCGTGATGATTCGCGCGCGGTATTTTCTTCCGCTTCGAAACCACGGCAATCGGAGCAGAAGAGAAGTTGCCCTGACCTTTGACGACGGACCGCGGGATATCACCCTGCCCGTTGCGCGCTGTCTCAACAATCACGGTGTGCAAGGAACCTTCTTCCTGATTGGTGAAAATGTTCGTAAAAGGCCGGGGATCGTGGCAGAGCTGGTGCGTTATGGGCACACCGTGGGCAATCACGGGTACTATCACCGGTGGTGGTTTCCGCTGCGTTGGACGAGAAACATGGTGCGCGAAATGGAAGCCTGCGAAAAGGCCATTGAGCAGGCGGCAGGTGTGCGGCCACGTTGGTTCCGGCCGCCGTTCGGGCTTACCAATCCGCGTGTGGCGGCAGCTGTTGTGCGTCACGAAGTGGTTCCTGTGGGGTGGGATGTGCGCTCGTACGATACGGTAATCGGAACGGGCTCTTTGTTGTCGGCGCGTTTGCGAAAATCTGTACGACCGGGTTCCATTATTCTTCTTCACGATACCAATGAAGAGTTGGTAGCATTTTTGGATGCATTTTTGCCATGGCTTCAATCGGAAGGATTCAAGGTAGTACCCCTCGAAAAAATGATTCATGAAACACCTTATCGCGACTAG